A stretch of the Pyramidobacter piscolens W5455 genome encodes the following:
- a CDS encoding OmpH family outer membrane protein, whose protein sequence is MKKFFRVFTLLAALTLAIAGAAYADTKIGVADMQRILFNHPNFEQVSKRIEAVYRSKEQELKSALEKVTDKKKGAETIEAKRREAAQEEMKLKEPIYKEIRQAVRTVAKNKGCDVVLDSQAVQFGGVDLTADVINELKKKK, encoded by the coding sequence ATGAAGAAGTTTTTCCGTGTCTTTACACTGCTTGCGGCTTTGACGCTAGCCATTGCCGGCGCGGCTTATGCCGATACAAAGATCGGCGTGGCCGACATGCAGAGGATCCTTTTCAATCATCCCAACTTTGAGCAGGTCAGCAAGAGGATCGAAGCGGTGTATCGTTCCAAGGAGCAGGAACTGAAAAGTGCCCTCGAAAAGGTCACCGACAAGAAGAAAGGCGCCGAGACGATCGAAGCCAAACGCCGCGAAGCCGCGCAGGAAGAGATGAAGCTCAAGGAGCCCATCTACAAGGAGATCCGCCAGGCCGTCCGCACCGTGGCCAAGAACAAGGGCTGCGACGTGGTTCTTGATTCTCAGGCCGTTCAGTTCGGCGGCGTTGATCTTACGGCCGACGTCATCAATGAACTGAAGAAAAAGAAGTAA